TTTCTTACATACAAACCTTCCAAACAATATCtaacttttaaaatttgcaCAATTAAGATATTTAATTTGCTGTTTCTGTTTGAATTGAGTTTATCAAAGGAAAAAATTACTCCTGGTTTTGAAAATAAGCCTCCCTGCAGAATGTGCCGAATGTTAGTAATTCCGTGCAGTAAAAATTTCGGGCCAAATTTCGCGGAATGTTTTTTTGCTTGTATGCTCAAAAATCATACTTTTTACGCCTTCTATAGCGCCTCGCCTAGTTGCAACCTAACTTTTAAAGATATATGCGCTAACGGTTTTTCCTGTATCTTTCTTTGAACAAACAAggagtgttaaaaaaatatgcaccCTTTTTGATAAGCATAGCGTATATTTTTTCAGCCTCAGTAGCCTCAGTATTGTCTACAAAAACTCCTATTTCAGCTTCATAATATGCTTAATAAGCACAAAACGTTTAGCACAATGTGAATCTATTGTTTATGAAGGTTAATCTCACAAAAAAGGCtgtatttgttgttgttaaacttGAGACAAGTGGGTGAATCCATATCATTATTCGTGCACACATAAAATTCATTACATATCTTACTGTATTTGCTCTAAAAAGCGCCCGGGCCCTCGTGGTACTTAGAagttttaaagtaattttttgttaGCGTCTGTAGTAAAGTTTTCCTGCCAAAAAACATTAGATTTCCACATTCAGAACTGGGTTTTCTTTGATATCGGAGTACGAGATGTCAAGGGGTGTATCTACATCAAATCACAGCATTTCTCCCTGGGCTTTTATTTCATCAGACAAAGGATATCAAGCCCTAATTAAAATGGGTGATAATCATAAATGTTAAGTTTAAATGGCGGGAGCGCTTATTAGGGGAATTACCACGTCAAAAATTATCGTATAGCGTGTTTAGGTACTTTGACGACCGAACAACGCAAACCCATTATTTTACATGGTAAAGCTTGTTCTTCTTTCCATTCATCTTCGTCCAAATTATAACTTTCGACTTCATCTAAATATTGCCATGTAGAATTTCTGCCACCAATGATGTATATAGTATTTTCAACTAAAGCGGAGCCAGCACGCCATCGGCAGATACGCGAAGATGCTCCACTCGACCAGTAATCCAAGTCTATATCGTAAATTTCAACAGATGAAACACACTGCGCATCACTGTACCCTCCGAAtacatatattttgttgttCCGAACTATAGATGTGGCACCAGCTCGAGTAATATTTAACGGTGCTATCATGTGCCACTGTCCATCATGAAAATGCTCAGCTGTTGTTAGCTTCCACCCACCAATTGCAAACAACCCCTTGTCATTGGCGACTAGTCCATGACTGTATCGCGCTTGATTCATAGGTATAAAGTTGGTCCACATCTGCAAGCCGTCATCGTAATATTCTACACTGTCAAGTGCATTGTAATTTCCATCTAAACCTCCACTGACGAACAATTTGTTATTAAAAACACAAACTCCTAAGGACTTGCGTTTTGATAACATTGGAGTTACTTCTTCCCATCTATTTCGAATTGAGTTGAAATATTCAACACGGTTTAATGGTCCCATGTGACTGTTAAAACCACCTACCACGAACAGCTTGTTATTAAGAGAGACTGTGCCATGATCATGTCTGGATACAAGCATAGGAGCTAAATGACCCCATTTATTATTTCCAAGTGGAAAAGCAAACGATGAAAGCAAACAGGAATTCCCATCATATCCACCTGTGGTCATAATTACGTCAGAGGTATTCAGGCACCTTCGCGGCataatcttatttttattttcatcataCCCCATAGAATTAGATGCcatctttgaaaaaaacactTCTGGTATGATGCTGTGATATTGATTGACGCCTTGGGTTATAGCTACTGCATCCGTTATAAACGGCACACGAATGCATTGAAACAGTTCTTCAAAATATTGTGATCTTTTGTCATAATCGAATTCCAGCCACTTGAGAAATGCTTTCAATACAATATCTTCGCATGGAACTTCGATTGAGTCATTCGATAACACATCGAAAATTTCTTCCTTGCTTAAATGCAAAAACTCATTTTCATTCATAACCTGCAAAAATTCTTCTTGGATAAGTTTTATGGCTCTTTGTGCTAGATTTTCGCATCCAAACTTTGCAGCAATGCTTAGAATACCTAAACAGTTTACAGGAGCGAGTACTTTCGCCATGAATTCACAGCAGTCTTCTCGTAATCGAcctatcataaaaatatttgagCAAATCAGTAATTCTTCGACGTTATCAACAGACAATTCCAATCTTCCAGTGTAGATATACTCAATCAAATCATCGACAGTGCTATCTTTAAGtccaaaatttttgaaatttatctTTCCTTCAAACTTCTCCCTCATGTTTGTTTGAAGCATGGTTGCAAATACATCTGAAGCTGCTGAGAGCACAACTTTGTGCACATGTAATATCTTGCTGTTTAATTCTAAAGTGACATCTGTGTAAAACATTGTTTTAGTGAAAGTGTATAACGAATTCAGAAGATTTTCTTTATACATCTTATCACAAATGACTACTACGTCGGTCGCCATCTTtgcaaaattttgtttgttttgatttttgacatAAATTATATTCGTAGAagttaattatgcaaaatggtACCCCGCaatgctaaaaaaatatatcaagaGCAGCTGCCATGGTTTACGCGATCTGTTGACTCCCTGACTGTCGAAAAGATTTAGGATTTGCTGTACATATATTAAATTCCAAATAATACTCGAAATACAAAATAGTGTTCTGCCCAATTATCTatgctgtttttaaaaagtgcatgtTGCTTCGTACGTCTAAGACTTACAACTGCATTATGGGCAAGTGAAAACTGCTCTGTTAATGTGAggttttcaaagtttttaaacaagGTGCATAATTTTGACCTTATTTAAGGCCAGACCCTTTACACTAAATGCACTTCTGAAGGTAATTTCACAGTGTTTTTATGCAGCTAAGCCTTACAAGAGATATGTTTTGCCCAGATTGCGAACTTGatctgtttataaacaggacagCTGGATTATGCATGCATGGCCAGATATGTTTTTTTGACCTGATTATGTTGTGCTGACAGGATTacgaacgctgatataatggctggccaggcaggctgtgattaaCATTCCCTTCGAAATTTTGTGAATGTCTTACGTAAGTTTTCTCTGCAGGATAAAACACCATTGAAACTAGGCATAGCGAAAAAAGTATCGACGTAATTCTTAATCACTAtgatataaatgatataaaagccgGTCGGCCCCAATTATCTTCGTTCTGTAGATGACTTGATTTTTTCGGCAGGCAAATATAGTTACCTGTTAGTTTcctgttttttatatcaggGGGGGACAGTCTGTTCTTTGTAGATTTATTTGAGAACCTGTTCAAAGTCAtaatctatattttttttctctgttttaCATAAGTGATAGTTTATTAAACTTGCAAagggaaaaaagaaaacttgcaCATGTTTCATAACCTGTAAGGGGTTCAGCAAACTTGTGAAGGGACGAGAAAATTTTGACGTGTTTTGAAAAGGCTTTTAACCATTCATCATGTGTACGAGGCCGCAAAATGGTGGTCAATATAAAGTGTTATCAAATCTGCTTAATTTGCCAAACTTGTTTTCAGGACTTTTTTCTCCTAATGTTTAACTGGGAAAGAAAGGTGACGTAAATGTGAAGAAAAAAGCCCTAAGAATGAAGctgcaaaaattatatttgactAGTTTTGAGCATTGTGCactaaatagaaaataaaaatcgcAAATAGAAAATAGAAGGCTTAAATTGCTTTGATAAGGATTATCTATATGTTCTCTCTAGTGCAATCATTTAACTTATCAGGACCAACTAGAGCAATGCAGCGAATTCAATCGAGCGATTTAACAGCAAGTCTGTTTTTTTGCTTTGTGTGAACTAAGTAAAGTACGGAGAATCCTCGTTCAGCATTAGCGGTACTGGGTGGAATTAGTAGGGATAACTTAAAGATTTGCATAATTTGCGAATACTGCTCATAATTACCAAACATATCTTTGTAAATTAAGTCGGGTGAAATCGGGTGTTCGGATATGTACATATCAATATTGGCAGCTTCCCCTCTTTAACCATAGAGAGCACTTTGTTGTTGAGCTTTTTCTCCAAGTCTTTTAATAATTTACCATAATCTTCTAAAAAATAATCAGAGGTTCCCTCAACTTGGTCGGAGACATTAAATAATGGTAGTGCTGAGTTAACTTCACCTTGAAATGTTGAAGATTTTTCATTgccataaaaattaaccaactcTGAATCAAGCCTTTTTTACCTTCATCATTTTTTGTGCAGTTTGGATTGAACATGTCGAAGGCTAAAAATTCTTTGTCGGTAATTTGCATTGCACTGTTAAGTTCTAAAAACAGTTCATccataaaaagatatttaactCTAGTTTTAAAACTAGTTCTTCTAGCCAGTTCCATTCTTTCCAATCAAACATGCAAAACACATATTCCTTAAAAAATGTGCCATCATGTTCTTGGATGCATTGGTGAAACCTGTTCAAAGTCAACAAAATATTGTCATTGTAGCAAATGTCTCTAGGCTGTGATTCTGACAATATTTTACCAAATTTAAACAGGTTTTTTCGTTGGTAATAATTCGtaagcaatttttttctcaGAGACGTTTGCTCA
This is a stretch of genomic DNA from Hydractinia symbiolongicarpus strain clone_291-10 chromosome 9, HSymV2.1, whole genome shotgun sequence. It encodes these proteins:
- the LOC130657317 gene encoding kelch-like protein 28; its protein translation is MATDVVVICDKMYKENLLNSLYTFTKTMFYTDVTLELNSKILHVHKVVLSAASDVFATMLQTNMREKFEGKINFKNFGLKDSTVDDLIEYIYTGRLELSVDNVEELLICSNIFMIGRLREDCCEFMAKVLAPVNCLGILSIAAKFGCENLAQRAIKLIQEEFLQVMNENEFLHLSKEEIFDVLSNDSIEVPCEDIVLKAFLKWLEFDYDKRSQYFEELFQCIRVPFITDAVAITQGVNQYHSIIPEVFFSKMASNSMGYDENKNKIMPRRCLNTSDVIMTTGGYDGNSCLLSSFAFPLGNNKWGHLAPMLVSRHDHGTVSLNNKLFVVGGFNSHMGPLNRVEYFNSIRNRWEEVTPMLSKRKSLGVCVFNNKLFVSGGLDGNYNALDSVEYYDDGLQMWTNFIPMNQARYSHGLVANDKGLFAIGGWKLTTAEHFHDGQWHMIAPLNITRAGATSIVRNNKIYVFGGYSDAQCVSSVEIYDIDLDYWSSGASSRICRWRAGSALVENTIYIIGGRNSTWQYLDEVESYNLDEDEWKEEQALPCKIMGLRCSVVKVPKHAIR